Proteins from a single region of Halalkalibaculum roseum:
- a CDS encoding F0F1 ATP synthase subunit epsilon encodes MNSFQAQILTPEGSLFDGDVKGVQVPGVLGSFEVKTLHADIISTLDIGLILVRNADGSNQYYSVSGGFVEVHDNKLTLLAEAAEPVEEIDVERAKEAKQRAKERLDAEDKDVDKKRARKALKRAENRIKLSMKFSVSTQ; translated from the coding sequence ATGAATAGCTTTCAAGCGCAAATTCTCACGCCAGAAGGATCTCTGTTTGACGGAGATGTAAAAGGCGTACAGGTTCCCGGGGTCTTAGGCAGTTTTGAAGTCAAGACCTTGCATGCAGATATTATCTCCACTTTAGATATAGGACTAATACTCGTTCGCAACGCGGATGGCAGTAACCAGTACTATTCAGTAAGTGGCGGATTTGTTGAGGTACATGACAACAAGCTGACCTTGCTGGCAGAAGCTGCCGAACCTGTAGAAGAGATCGATGTAGAACGAGCCAAAGAGGCGAAGCAACGTGCCAAGGAGCGACTTGATGCGGAAGACAAAGACGTTGACAAAAAACGTGCTCGCAAGGCCCTTAAGCGGGCAGAAAACAGGATCAAACTCTCTATGAAGTTTTCCGTGAGCACGCAATAG
- the atpD gene encoding F0F1 ATP synthase subunit beta has product MNKGTVAQVIGPVVDVDFNKGEIPPVLNALYIEQEDNNILYLEVAQHLGENRVRTIAMDSTDGLVRNTEVVDSGAPISMPVGEDIRGRLFNVVGESIDGIEPPKGEERYPIHRPAPSFEELATSTEMLETGIKVIDLLCPYAKGGKIGLFGGAGVGKTVLIQELINNIAKGHGGLSVFAGVGERTREGNDLLREMIESGVIQYGDEFKEAMEEGKWDLSKVDKDKLKESQATLVFGQMNEPPGARARVALSGLTVAEYFRDEVSRDILLFIDNIFRFTQAGSEVSALLGRMPSAVGYQPTLATEMGDLQERITSTKKGSITSVQAVYVPADDLTDPAPATTFAHLDATTVLSRELTQIGIYPAVDPLDSSSRILDPHVVGKEHYQTAQRVIEILQKYKDLQDIIAILGMDELSDEDKTTVARARRVQRFLSQPFFVAEQFTGQPGQYIKVEDTVKGFKKILDGELDHLPENAFYMVGSIEEAEEQGQELLEQENEAAE; this is encoded by the coding sequence ATGAATAAAGGAACCGTTGCACAAGTTATCGGTCCGGTTGTGGACGTCGACTTCAACAAAGGCGAGATCCCACCGGTACTGAATGCCTTATACATAGAACAAGAAGATAATAACATACTATATCTAGAAGTTGCCCAGCATCTTGGTGAAAACAGAGTTCGTACTATTGCTATGGACTCAACCGACGGTCTGGTCAGAAATACGGAAGTCGTTGACTCCGGTGCTCCTATTTCAATGCCGGTTGGCGAAGACATTCGTGGCAGACTGTTTAATGTGGTCGGTGAATCTATTGATGGTATCGAACCGCCAAAAGGTGAAGAGCGTTATCCCATCCACCGACCAGCTCCGAGTTTTGAAGAGCTGGCAACTTCTACGGAAATGCTTGAGACCGGTATTAAAGTTATTGACCTGCTTTGCCCCTATGCAAAAGGTGGTAAGATCGGCCTATTCGGTGGTGCAGGGGTAGGTAAAACGGTATTGATACAGGAACTTATTAACAATATTGCCAAAGGTCACGGTGGACTTTCGGTATTCGCCGGTGTCGGTGAACGTACCCGTGAAGGTAATGACTTACTTCGTGAAATGATCGAGTCCGGAGTAATTCAGTATGGCGACGAATTTAAAGAAGCCATGGAAGAAGGCAAGTGGGACCTCTCCAAGGTTGACAAAGACAAATTAAAAGAATCACAAGCAACATTGGTATTCGGTCAAATGAACGAACCGCCTGGAGCCCGTGCACGTGTTGCGCTTTCCGGATTGACGGTTGCTGAATATTTCCGTGATGAAGTTTCCCGCGATATTCTTCTCTTTATTGATAATATTTTCCGTTTCACCCAGGCGGGTTCAGAGGTATCAGCACTGCTAGGACGTATGCCTTCTGCGGTAGGATACCAGCCTACACTGGCTACCGAGATGGGTGACCTTCAGGAGCGTATTACTTCTACCAAGAAAGGATCTATTACATCGGTACAGGCGGTATATGTACCTGCCGATGACCTTACTGACCCTGCTCCTGCAACAACTTTTGCTCACCTGGATGCAACGACAGTATTGAGTCGTGAATTGACACAGATCGGTATCTATCCGGCTGTTGATCCATTGGATTCCTCTTCAAGAATTCTTGACCCGCATGTGGTTGGTAAAGAGCACTACCAGACTGCACAGCGCGTAATTGAGATTTTGCAGAAGTACAAAGACCTGCAGGATATTATTGCTATTCTGGGTATGGATGAACTTTCTGACGAAGACAAAACTACGGTTGCTCGTGCACGACGTGTTCAGCGATTCCTTAGCCAGCCGTTCTTCGTGGCTGAGCAGTTTACCGGACAGCCCGGACAGTACATCAAGGTTGAAGATACCGTAAAGGGCTTCAAGAAAATTCTTGATGGCGAACTGGATCATCTTCCTGAAAATGCCTTCTACATGGTTGGAAGTATTGAAGAGGCTGAAGAACAGGGCCAAGAACTACTGGAACAGGAAAACGAAGCAGCTGAATAA
- a CDS encoding class I SAM-dependent methyltransferase, protein MNNAKNSCSKLLIPLLLFFLTFTTLEVKAQDLDVPYVPTPQKVVERMLDLADVNSSDYVIDLGSGDGRIVITAAKRGATGHGIDLDPQRISEARTNAVNANVADRVMFMEANIFNTDFSNASVITMYLLPTVNEKLRPELLDKLEPGTRVVSHSFDMDEWEADKEVIVNDNQGSGTHDIYFWVIPAKVEGSWSWQTDDKNFTMNVTQRFQEISANLSDSQGNSYRVEAADLRGKRINIRAVNGDVRYILSGRVEGDEIIGVQQQHTQENKSFTNWRAGKQ, encoded by the coding sequence ATGAATAATGCCAAAAATAGTTGCTCAAAATTACTGATTCCGCTATTACTGTTTTTTCTTACCTTTACAACATTGGAAGTAAAGGCACAAGATCTTGATGTACCCTATGTGCCCACCCCTCAAAAAGTAGTTGAACGAATGCTTGATCTGGCAGATGTTAATTCAAGCGACTACGTAATCGATCTGGGTTCCGGTGATGGCAGAATTGTAATAACCGCCGCCAAAAGAGGCGCAACAGGTCACGGCATCGATCTTGATCCTCAGCGCATTTCGGAAGCCAGAACTAATGCAGTGAATGCAAATGTAGCCGACCGGGTCATGTTTATGGAGGCTAATATTTTTAATACCGACTTCAGCAATGCCTCTGTTATAACAATGTACCTCCTCCCTACCGTGAACGAGAAACTCCGTCCCGAGCTATTGGACAAGCTGGAGCCAGGGACCCGTGTGGTCTCTCACAGTTTCGATATGGATGAATGGGAAGCTGATAAAGAAGTCATTGTGAATGACAACCAAGGGTCGGGTACTCATGATATTTACTTCTGGGTGATACCGGCCAAAGTGGAAGGCAGCTGGAGCTGGCAGACGGATGATAAGAATTTTACCATGAATGTCACCCAGCGATTCCAGGAAATCAGTGCAAATCTATCAGACTCTCAAGGCAATAGCTACCGCGTCGAAGCAGCCGATCTCAGAGGCAAACGAATAAATATTCGCGCAGTTAACGGAGATGTAAGATATATACTGAGCGGACGGGTTGAAGGAGATGAAATTATAGGGGTTCAGCAGCAGCATACTCAGGAGAACAAAAGTTTTACAAACTGGCGGGCCGGCAAACAATAA
- a CDS encoding APC family permease — MDKKTAGHPLKTFNNLSVIAVIVGIVIGIGIFRLPPLVAQQATSDLQFISYWIAGGFISLLGALCYAELAALKPDTGGEYFFLNEAYGSFPAFIFSWGRMTVIQTGSIALAAFILGDYATLLIDLGPYSSSIYAAVGIILITGLNLYGTAESRGVQNILASAIVILLIGLGIFSFFSNVPEEPAAAANQVWSFPSVGAAGSAMIFVLLTYGGWNEAAYLSAEIKGVKKNMATVLTAGIILITGIYVLVNSAYLHVLGLEALQNADTVGSNLTEKVLGPGGAIFVTVIVILASLSTTNATVITGARTNYALGRDFKVLRFLDGWHKKRNTPFNALLVQGGIALLLVVLGTFTEEAVATMVDYTAPVFWLFLLLSTMSIFVFRNQHDISELPYKVPLYPVTPILFLLACGYMLYSSLAFTGPGALFGVGILCLGIPVVMVEYYREKI; from the coding sequence ATGGATAAAAAAACGGCTGGGCACCCCTTAAAAACCTTCAATAACCTGAGTGTCATTGCTGTTATTGTCGGCATTGTAATAGGTATAGGTATATTCCGCCTTCCTCCCCTCGTAGCCCAACAGGCAACGAGTGATTTACAGTTTATCAGTTATTGGATCGCGGGAGGTTTTATCTCGCTGCTTGGAGCCTTATGCTATGCCGAACTGGCTGCTCTCAAACCCGATACGGGTGGTGAATACTTCTTCCTTAATGAGGCCTACGGTTCTTTCCCTGCCTTTATTTTTTCATGGGGACGGATGACGGTTATTCAGACCGGTTCAATCGCTCTTGCTGCATTTATCCTTGGAGACTACGCTACCCTGTTAATCGATCTCGGACCCTACAGTTCTTCCATCTATGCCGCTGTAGGTATTATCTTGATTACCGGACTGAACCTCTACGGTACTGCTGAGTCACGTGGCGTTCAAAATATCCTGGCATCGGCCATTGTTATTCTGCTTATTGGTCTTGGGATATTCAGTTTCTTTTCAAATGTCCCGGAGGAACCGGCAGCCGCCGCAAATCAGGTATGGAGTTTTCCCTCTGTTGGTGCAGCGGGATCAGCAATGATTTTTGTACTGTTGACCTATGGGGGTTGGAATGAAGCCGCCTACTTATCGGCAGAAATCAAGGGCGTCAAGAAAAATATGGCCACGGTTCTCACAGCGGGTATCATACTCATCACAGGGATCTATGTGCTTGTAAATAGTGCCTATCTACATGTATTAGGGCTTGAAGCCTTGCAAAATGCCGATACTGTAGGATCCAATTTAACCGAAAAGGTATTAGGACCCGGCGGTGCAATATTTGTTACGGTTATTGTAATTTTAGCATCTCTTTCAACAACAAATGCAACAGTGATAACCGGAGCCCGGACCAATTACGCTTTGGGCAGAGATTTTAAAGTACTACGGTTTCTTGATGGTTGGCATAAAAAAAGAAATACACCCTTTAATGCATTACTGGTTCAGGGCGGCATTGCTCTGTTGCTGGTTGTATTGGGCACCTTTACAGAAGAAGCGGTAGCAACTATGGTAGATTATACGGCTCCGGTGTTTTGGCTTTTCCTCTTACTGTCAACAATGTCCATTTTCGTATTTCGCAATCAACACGATATAAGCGAACTTCCCTACAAGGTCCCGCTCTATCCGGTCACTCCCATTCTTTTTTTATTGGCCTGTGGGTATATGCTCTACTCCAGTCTTGCATTTACCGGTCCGGGTGCCCTCTTTGGTGTCGGGATCTTATGCCTTGGTATACCTGTGGTGATGGTAGAATACTATAGAGAGAAAATTTAA